The proteins below come from a single Corynebacterium glyciniphilum AJ 3170 genomic window:
- a CDS encoding VOC family protein: MPGHHEHPYSFDHLIHIVDDLEAAMTSYDNLGLPTHAALSMPGFRNAAWGIDDARYIELAVIDDWDAASGSIYGETLSVMRPTIEASTTPGLASFAVHVPDAPATAALFRDAGYQVTVCDIRFDDQVDGQDAGFTEVFVTDAPAWFPFFISYSPPREVIAQLRTDHRVTQGGDSEPPSERGPDLVSLLAYSHTPSHDARVLSELLRCELRGTTVALPGAQVHFEHSPSPDTTPGLYGFSVRRAGLTESPAFVAGAMATSAITQE; the protein is encoded by the coding sequence ATGCCGGGCCATCACGAACACCCGTATTCATTCGACCACCTCATCCACATTGTCGACGACCTCGAGGCCGCCATGACGTCCTACGACAACCTCGGCCTCCCCACCCATGCCGCATTGTCGATGCCAGGATTCCGCAACGCTGCGTGGGGGATCGACGATGCGCGCTACATCGAACTCGCCGTGATCGACGACTGGGACGCAGCATCGGGTTCGATATACGGCGAAACCCTCTCGGTAATGCGCCCGACCATCGAAGCTTCGACGACGCCGGGACTGGCCAGCTTCGCTGTCCATGTCCCCGACGCCCCTGCAACGGCTGCGTTATTTCGTGATGCCGGCTACCAGGTCACGGTCTGCGACATTCGGTTCGATGACCAGGTCGACGGACAGGACGCCGGTTTCACCGAGGTCTTCGTCACTGATGCACCGGCCTGGTTCCCCTTCTTCATCAGTTACAGCCCTCCGCGAGAGGTGATCGCTCAGTTGCGCACCGACCATCGGGTCACACAAGGGGGCGACAGTGAGCCTCCCAGCGAGCGCGGACCGGACCTGGTGTCACTCCTGGCCTACAGCCACACACCGTCGCATGATGCCCGAGTTCTCTCCGAACTTCTCAGGTGCGAGCTCCGGGGCACCACAGTGGCGTTGCCGGGCGCACAGGTCCACTTCGAACACTCGCCGTCGCCTGACACCACCCCGGGGCTCTACGGATTCAGCGTGCGGCGCGCAGGGCTCACGGAATCCCCTGCCTTCGTCGCAGGTGCCATGGCGACCTCCGCCATCACTCAGGAGTAA
- a CDS encoding MurR/RpiR family transcriptional regulator, with protein sequence MELVERIEARRRSLTPAETRVADFMAKNPHSVGHHSALRLAEAVGVSDATVVRTVRKLGFEGLDDLRERLADDLSRGGRMGASLRDGAVSRTIREHVGGAESLVERVNEDDLLNVVELMAQANRIVLVGFGPSRHIAEYAAARSVRTGLIAVAIGTTGLGFADDIAILRDDDVILLLAYDGTSMEADVLFIRATELGVPVVQLTEGVLTSDPRSAVALAIGRGNPDFSPSYVPTVAVLEALIVATAAKDPERSQRAGDVVDRFQGELGG encoded by the coding sequence ATGGAGTTGGTGGAGAGAATCGAGGCGCGCCGCAGGAGCCTTACTCCCGCGGAGACCCGGGTGGCGGATTTCATGGCGAAGAATCCTCACAGCGTGGGGCATCATTCAGCACTCCGTCTCGCAGAAGCTGTTGGTGTCAGCGATGCGACAGTGGTGCGTACCGTTCGGAAACTGGGCTTCGAAGGGCTCGATGATCTCAGGGAGAGACTCGCCGACGACTTGTCGCGCGGCGGTCGAATGGGCGCTTCCTTGCGGGACGGCGCAGTGTCCCGCACTATTCGTGAGCACGTCGGTGGGGCTGAGTCACTTGTGGAGAGGGTGAATGAGGACGACCTGCTCAACGTGGTGGAACTCATGGCGCAGGCGAACCGGATCGTTCTGGTCGGTTTCGGTCCGTCACGTCACATCGCCGAGTATGCCGCAGCGCGAAGTGTCCGTACAGGACTGATCGCCGTGGCGATCGGTACAACCGGACTGGGGTTTGCCGATGACATCGCGATTCTCCGCGACGATGACGTTATCCTTTTGTTGGCTTATGACGGTACATCCATGGAGGCGGACGTGCTTTTCATCCGTGCTACGGAGCTCGGCGTTCCCGTTGTCCAGTTGACCGAGGGGGTGCTGACCTCAGATCCGCGCAGTGCGGTGGCATTGGCTATCGGACGGGGCAACCCTGACTTCAGTCCCAGCTACGTTCCGACCGTTGCCGTGTTGGAGGCGCTGATCGTGGCGACCGCCGCGAAAGACCCGGAACGCAGCCAGCGTGCCGGGGACGTCGTTGATCGCTTTCAAGGCGAACTCGGAGGATGA
- a CDS encoding ABC transporter ATP-binding protein, producing MALTSPVAADGESLRSHAFGVRWPLLLQAPERPRIADPVVVDDAPTPAQFTWRVILGAKKFTLPGGGLLILSNIAAAALPVIAGTAVDRGIAAGDLGQLLLWTIVLALDVGVMSLTFRFGSRMGFFGMQTVQHRLRMQVTERLLHPAGMKDRRLGGALLSIATGDVFRLAATMQLGIYPVGEIAAILASAVILLTISWPLGLAVLIGGPLMLWLMTSAGRPLQRRSREQQALAAGATGRATDLITGYRVIKGLRAETEASARYFGVSQLAMDGALRARSSRALFLVSMNTVTGVFIAALTVCAAWFALTGRLSVGELVAVVGVTQFLVGPLTMLPANAGAIWATGVASAERVLDLLRAPVEHDGASGPSVQAPASPGVRVVYDGADVLTAAPGEFVGVRTGGRTSRDLITLLADGRSTGGSGQVVLTASRSDDTDAASLPIEAYRASVLTAPHAADLFDGTIRENLTPGRTDTDVLLYSALHAAACDDIVESLPEGVETRVGEGGTSLSGGQRQRVALARALTADPPVLVLHEPTTAVDAVTENAVASRLGAFRSGRTTLVLTESPTMLANCDRVVEL from the coding sequence ATGGCCCTGACCTCCCCCGTCGCCGCCGACGGCGAATCACTGCGTAGCCACGCCTTCGGAGTCCGCTGGCCGCTACTGCTGCAGGCACCGGAGCGACCACGTATCGCAGACCCGGTTGTCGTCGATGATGCCCCCACCCCGGCACAGTTCACCTGGCGGGTAATCCTGGGCGCGAAGAAGTTCACCCTGCCCGGCGGTGGTCTGCTGATCCTCTCGAATATCGCCGCCGCGGCGCTGCCGGTGATCGCCGGCACAGCCGTGGACCGCGGTATCGCGGCCGGCGACCTGGGCCAACTGCTGCTCTGGACCATCGTACTGGCACTCGACGTAGGGGTGATGTCCCTCACCTTCCGCTTCGGCTCACGTATGGGCTTTTTCGGTATGCAGACCGTGCAACACCGGCTACGCATGCAGGTCACCGAACGACTACTGCACCCGGCAGGAATGAAGGACCGCCGGCTCGGCGGTGCGCTGCTGTCCATAGCCACGGGCGACGTCTTCCGTCTGGCAGCGACGATGCAGTTGGGGATCTACCCCGTCGGCGAGATTGCGGCCATCCTCGCGTCTGCGGTGATCCTGCTGACCATCTCCTGGCCGCTCGGACTCGCCGTACTGATCGGCGGGCCACTGATGCTGTGGCTGATGACGTCAGCCGGACGCCCCCTGCAACGCCGGAGCAGGGAACAGCAGGCCCTCGCCGCCGGTGCGACGGGGCGGGCAACGGACCTGATCACCGGATACCGGGTGATCAAAGGACTGCGTGCAGAAACCGAGGCTTCGGCACGGTACTTCGGTGTGAGTCAACTGGCCATGGACGGCGCCCTGCGTGCCAGGTCGTCCCGGGCGCTCTTCCTCGTGTCGATGAACACCGTCACCGGCGTGTTCATCGCCGCACTGACCGTTTGTGCCGCCTGGTTCGCGTTGACTGGACGTTTGAGCGTCGGAGAACTGGTAGCCGTCGTCGGAGTGACTCAGTTTCTCGTCGGACCTTTGACGATGCTTCCGGCGAACGCAGGCGCCATCTGGGCCACGGGTGTCGCCTCGGCGGAACGTGTGCTGGATCTTCTCCGCGCCCCCGTTGAACACGACGGAGCTTCCGGACCGTCCGTCCAGGCACCGGCGTCTCCGGGAGTGCGGGTCGTGTATGACGGTGCCGACGTCCTCACTGCTGCCCCCGGCGAGTTCGTAGGGGTGCGCACCGGAGGAAGAACAAGTCGCGATCTCATCACACTTCTGGCGGACGGTCGTTCCACCGGCGGCTCCGGGCAGGTTGTCCTGACGGCGTCCCGTTCGGACGACACCGACGCCGCCTCACTGCCGATCGAGGCCTATCGAGCGAGCGTGCTCACTGCTCCGCACGCCGCGGACCTCTTTGACGGCACGATCCGGGAGAACCTCACGCCGGGCCGGACTGACACCGATGTCCTCCTCTACTCGGCGTTGCATGCCGCCGCCTGCGACGACATCGTCGAGTCGCTGCCGGAAGGGGTGGAGACCCGGGTAGGCGAGGGTGGTACGAGTCTGTCCGGCGGGCAGCGTCAACGAGTCGCGTTAGCCCGGGCACTGACGGCAGACCCACCGGTTCTCGTCCTTCACGAGCCCACCACCGCCGTCGACGCGGTCACAGAGAACGCTGTGGCATCCCGTCTCGGAGCCTTCCGCAGTGGGCGCACCACGTTGGTACTCACCGAGTCACCGACCATGCTGGCGAACTGTGACAGGGTGGTGGAACTGTGA
- a CDS encoding ABC transporter ATP-binding protein, producing the protein MSGPERLPVATGRRSTAAVWQALSGRRALLIFAAAISAGAAALELVTPALLGTIVDDISDGGENRPIWLYGGLIAAAVIAASALSVLGVLLASRVLERLLATLRERLVTTALRMPQERVERSGTGDLVSRASDDVAQVSEALSQVLPSLSRTVFTIILTLGGLFLLDWRFGLTFLAAVPLYWFALRWYVRLAPPLYAAERAAFGTRAHHLLSALKGLDTVLAYRLSGWHSVRIALSSWAVATWALRARTVQTMFAWRIDLAFVAVLSTVLFVGYGLVGADLVTVGAATTAVLYFLRLQGPLRGLMIEIDTLQAAAASLARIIGVTDLGSTRDAAEATDAAESADGQPGGHVRVNSVRFAYQGGTDVLHDVSLTIPAGQRVAVVGTSGAGKTTLAALIAGIHRPSTGTVDAPVDTMLVSQETHIFSGTLRDNLTLAAPDVDDKDLVTALTRVGAADLLEELTLGLDSPIGVQGHPLTAAQEQHLALTRLLIADPDLAILDEATAEAGSAHAAVLDRAAEVVLQGRTGVVIAHRLSQAAACDRIVLMEQGRVLEDGSHDALVAAGGPYSRLWAAWNANRTPHT; encoded by the coding sequence GTGAGCGGCCCCGAGCGTCTTCCTGTGGCTACAGGGCGTCGGTCCACCGCGGCCGTCTGGCAGGCCCTCTCAGGGCGGCGTGCGTTACTGATCTTCGCTGCCGCCATCTCCGCTGGCGCGGCGGCACTGGAGCTGGTGACCCCTGCGCTGCTCGGCACCATTGTCGACGATATTTCCGACGGCGGTGAGAACCGACCGATATGGCTCTACGGGGGATTGATCGCCGCCGCCGTCATCGCTGCTTCTGCACTGAGCGTCCTCGGGGTGCTCCTGGCGTCGCGCGTGCTGGAGCGACTTCTGGCCACACTGCGTGAACGCCTGGTGACGACTGCTCTGCGCATGCCCCAGGAGAGGGTCGAACGGTCCGGCACCGGCGACCTGGTGTCCCGGGCCAGCGATGACGTGGCCCAGGTCTCCGAGGCGCTGTCCCAGGTCCTGCCGTCCCTGTCTCGGACCGTGTTCACCATCATTCTGACCTTGGGCGGTCTGTTCCTGCTGGACTGGCGTTTCGGACTGACGTTTCTCGCCGCGGTCCCGTTGTACTGGTTTGCTCTGCGGTGGTACGTCAGGCTGGCGCCACCGCTGTACGCCGCCGAACGGGCCGCATTCGGTACCCGCGCCCACCACCTGTTGTCAGCGTTGAAAGGACTGGACACGGTACTGGCCTACCGGCTGTCCGGGTGGCACTCCGTGCGCATCGCACTGTCATCGTGGGCCGTCGCCACCTGGGCATTGCGGGCCCGTACGGTACAGACGATGTTCGCCTGGCGCATCGACCTCGCCTTCGTCGCTGTCCTGAGCACCGTCCTGTTTGTCGGCTACGGACTGGTCGGGGCGGATCTGGTCACCGTTGGTGCGGCCACGACCGCAGTGCTGTACTTCCTGCGGCTCCAAGGCCCACTGCGGGGCCTGATGATCGAGATCGACACGCTGCAGGCGGCTGCGGCCTCGTTGGCCCGCATCATCGGGGTCACCGACCTCGGTTCCACCCGAGACGCCGCGGAAGCTACTGACGCCGCGGAATCGGCTGACGGCCAGCCCGGAGGTCATGTCCGTGTCAACTCCGTGCGGTTCGCCTATCAGGGCGGCACCGATGTCCTCCACGACGTCTCCCTCACCATTCCGGCCGGGCAACGCGTCGCCGTGGTCGGTACGTCCGGTGCCGGAAAGACGACCCTCGCGGCACTCATCGCCGGCATCCACCGGCCGTCCACCGGCACTGTGGACGCTCCCGTCGACACGATGCTGGTCAGCCAGGAGACCCACATCTTCTCCGGGACTCTGCGGGACAATCTCACACTGGCAGCACCCGACGTCGACGATAAGGACCTGGTCACGGCGCTGACTCGTGTCGGCGCCGCGGACCTCCTCGAGGAGCTCACTCTCGGGCTGGATTCCCCGATCGGAGTACAGGGACACCCGCTCACCGCAGCACAGGAACAGCACCTCGCCCTCACCCGACTGCTCATCGCTGACCCTGATCTCGCGATCCTGGACGAAGCCACTGCCGAGGCTGGCTCAGCGCACGCCGCGGTCCTCGATCGCGCCGCCGAGGTCGTACTGCAGGGTCGCACCGGTGTAGTCATCGCCCACCGCCTGTCCCAGGCCGCCGCGTGCGACCGGATCGTACTCATGGAGCAGGGACGCGTCCTCGAGGACGGCAGTCACGACGCACTCGTCGCCGCCGGAGGCCCTTACTCCCGCTTATGGGCAGCCTGGAATGCCAACAGGACGCCGCACACCTGA
- a CDS encoding HdeD family acid-resistance protein, with amino-acid sequence MPSPTSPSASQSPSSSSFLSTLRQRGAQFLLWRGIVGVIMGLLLIFFPFSSAIVMSLFVGAWMIVDGLVASGQAFDLKKAGAPWGWTMTEGIVAVVAGIAILLIPGVFAIISSFFIIGFLAIGLVISGITQLSVPQSLRNGWTVAAGAINVIFGILLGVLAILNPVDNVWTLAWVAGVYALILGISAIVISFRMRRSGNTAT; translated from the coding sequence ATGCCCTCACCCACTTCACCGTCGGCGTCACAGTCGCCCTCATCATCCTCTTTCCTCTCGACGCTGCGTCAGCGGGGCGCACAGTTCCTGCTCTGGCGGGGCATCGTCGGCGTCATCATGGGCCTCCTCCTGATCTTCTTCCCTTTCAGCTCAGCTATCGTGATGAGCCTGTTTGTGGGTGCCTGGATGATCGTCGACGGCCTCGTCGCCTCCGGCCAGGCCTTCGACCTCAAGAAGGCTGGAGCACCGTGGGGTTGGACCATGACCGAGGGCATCGTCGCCGTCGTCGCCGGCATCGCGATCCTGCTGATCCCCGGCGTCTTCGCGATCATCAGCTCGTTCTTCATCATCGGCTTCCTGGCCATCGGCCTGGTGATCAGCGGCATCACCCAGCTGAGCGTCCCACAGTCGCTGCGGAACGGCTGGACGGTGGCAGCCGGTGCCATCAACGTGATCTTCGGCATCCTCCTCGGTGTCCTGGCAATCCTCAACCCCGTCGACAACGTATGGACCCTGGCATGGGTCGCCGGGGTGTACGCCCTCATCCTGGGCATCTCCGCGATCGTCATTTCATTCCGTATGCGCAGGTCAGGGAATACGGCGACGTAA
- a CDS encoding HdeD family acid-resistance protein — protein sequence MLLWRGGLSVVVGLALLLFPIETATVVGLVIGLWLLVDGFSTVGLAVQQRSHAASCGFTMFSGIVTALAGVAVLLFPVAFAIVGAMAVLWIMALGLVLTGIARTASRAGGWSLATGLLNIVFGVLLGGLALAEPAGGLVALAWILGVYALLFGALSIIIGIRLRRAH from the coding sequence ATGCTCCTGTGGCGAGGCGGGTTGAGTGTCGTCGTCGGCCTGGCGCTGCTCCTCTTCCCCATCGAGACCGCGACGGTCGTGGGGTTGGTCATCGGCCTGTGGCTACTCGTCGACGGTTTCAGCACAGTCGGCCTCGCTGTCCAGCAGCGTTCCCATGCCGCCTCCTGCGGATTCACGATGTTCTCCGGTATCGTCACCGCGCTGGCAGGCGTCGCCGTGCTTCTTTTCCCCGTCGCATTCGCCATCGTCGGTGCCATGGCCGTCCTGTGGATCATGGCCCTGGGCCTGGTCCTCACCGGCATCGCGCGCACCGCGTCACGCGCTGGTGGCTGGAGCCTGGCAACCGGCCTGCTCAACATCGTCTTCGGTGTGCTTCTCGGAGGGCTCGCCCTCGCCGAACCAGCCGGCGGTCTCGTCGCCCTGGCATGGATCCTCGGTGTGTATGCGCTGCTGTTCGGTGCACTCTCCATCATCATCGGAATCCGGTTGCGCCGCGCCCACTAG
- a CDS encoding LLM class flavin-dependent oxidoreductase, whose product MSTNERHVPLSLIDFATVYDGETSRDAFLRSVGQAQHAERLGYSRIWYAEHHNMPRIASSAPAVLISHIAAKTETIRLGSGGVMLPNHSPLVIAEQYGTLAELYPDRIDLGVGRAPGTDQRTVLALRRDPRSAESFPQDVQELQGYLAGRSRVPGVTATPGTDTHVPVYILGSSLFGAQLAAKLGLPYSFASHFAPDALKEAVSVYRETYQPSKEHPDPYVIAAVNVTAADTEADAATQNEKVRRGRVESMALRGRKVSQEDLDLLMSSPAAEQILSMLRYSAVGTGEQVREYLEGFTATAQADELMVAIQSPSTEQSLRGMEILADAWGL is encoded by the coding sequence ATGAGCACCAACGAACGGCACGTACCCCTCTCCCTCATCGACTTCGCCACCGTCTACGACGGTGAAACCTCCCGGGATGCTTTCCTGCGTTCCGTTGGACAGGCCCAGCACGCCGAACGGCTCGGTTACTCCCGAATCTGGTATGCCGAGCACCACAACATGCCGCGGATCGCCTCCAGCGCGCCGGCCGTACTGATCTCCCATATCGCCGCGAAAACCGAGACGATCCGACTGGGTTCCGGTGGCGTGATGCTGCCGAACCACTCTCCGCTGGTCATCGCTGAACAGTACGGCACTCTTGCCGAGCTGTACCCGGACCGCATCGACCTCGGCGTCGGTCGCGCGCCGGGCACGGACCAGCGCACCGTCCTCGCATTGCGCCGCGACCCTCGGTCTGCAGAGTCCTTCCCCCAGGACGTCCAGGAACTCCAGGGCTACCTTGCCGGACGCTCGCGCGTTCCCGGCGTCACTGCCACTCCGGGCACCGACACACACGTCCCGGTCTACATCCTGGGATCATCGCTGTTCGGCGCTCAGCTCGCAGCCAAGCTGGGGCTGCCCTACTCTTTCGCCTCCCACTTCGCGCCGGACGCACTGAAGGAGGCGGTGTCGGTGTACCGGGAGACATACCAGCCGTCGAAGGAACATCCTGACCCGTATGTGATCGCAGCGGTGAATGTGACCGCCGCCGACACCGAGGCTGACGCTGCCACCCAGAATGAGAAGGTGCGCCGCGGACGTGTGGAGTCGATGGCCCTGCGTGGACGGAAGGTCTCCCAGGAAGACCTCGACCTACTGATGTCGTCTCCAGCGGCCGAGCAGATTCTTTCGATGCTGCGGTATTCCGCGGTAGGCACCGGCGAACAGGTCCGCGAATACCTCGAAGGGTTCACAGCCACAGCACAGGCTGACGAGCTCATGGTCGCGATCCAGTCGCCGTCGACGGAGCAGTCGCTGCGAGGGATGGAGATCCTCGCCGACGCCTGGGGGCTGTAG
- a CDS encoding siderophore ABC transporter substrate-binding protein, whose amino-acid sequence MRITLRRTSSRALAVSMTAVLSMGALAACSSDDDSDSGNGDTRTVTDARGEVEIPAEPERVAAFDNRIFQVLEDWDIDLVSAPVDLIPDTITKYHDDTEIRNTGNHNEPNLEELVASEPDLIITGYRYASYYDEMKDLLPDVPVIDLSFGENFENEDAENELPLEERLKDITSLIGEVFGKEDDANALESDFDEAKERAAAAYNADETVMGVVVSGGNINYAAPVTGRSVGPVFEMLGLTPALDQDGSGNHQGDDISIEQIAASNPDWILVLDRDAGVNSEEDAQPAAEIIADSPALTSVPAVENDNIVYFPSDFYTTEDIEAYTEVLNNIADAFEDHDAE is encoded by the coding sequence ATGCGCATCACCCTCCGTCGCACGTCCAGCCGCGCGCTGGCCGTGTCCATGACCGCCGTACTCTCCATGGGAGCACTCGCCGCCTGCTCGTCCGATGACGACTCGGACAGCGGCAACGGTGACACCCGTACCGTGACCGATGCCCGTGGTGAGGTCGAGATCCCTGCCGAGCCCGAGCGCGTCGCCGCCTTCGATAACCGTATCTTCCAAGTCCTTGAGGACTGGGATATCGATCTGGTGTCCGCGCCAGTCGATCTGATCCCGGATACGATCACGAAGTACCACGACGACACCGAGATCAGGAACACCGGTAACCACAACGAGCCGAACCTCGAGGAACTCGTCGCCTCTGAGCCGGATCTGATCATCACCGGCTACCGCTACGCCAGCTACTACGACGAAATGAAAGACCTCCTCCCGGATGTCCCGGTCATCGATCTGAGTTTCGGTGAAAACTTCGAGAACGAGGACGCTGAGAACGAACTGCCGCTGGAGGAGCGCCTTAAAGACATCACCAGCCTGATCGGTGAGGTCTTCGGGAAGGAGGACGATGCGAATGCCCTCGAATCCGACTTCGACGAGGCCAAGGAGCGCGCTGCCGCCGCCTACAATGCCGATGAGACTGTGATGGGAGTCGTCGTTTCCGGCGGCAACATCAACTACGCTGCCCCGGTGACCGGCCGCTCCGTCGGCCCGGTCTTCGAGATGCTGGGCCTTACCCCAGCACTGGACCAGGACGGTTCCGGCAACCACCAGGGGGACGACATCAGCATCGAGCAGATCGCCGCGTCCAACCCTGACTGGATCCTGGTCCTGGACCGCGACGCCGGCGTGAACTCTGAAGAGGATGCGCAGCCCGCTGCCGAGATCATCGCAGATTCACCTGCGCTGACCAGCGTTCCTGCCGTCGAGAACGACAACATCGTCTACTTCCCCTCGGACTTCTACACCACCGAGGACATCGAAGCCTACACCGAGGTCCTCAACAACATCGCTGACGCCTTCGAGGACCACGACGCAGAGTAG
- a CDS encoding ABC transporter permease, giving the protein MTVAPHSADHAPPSHNSPRATSRWHTTWPILIGLVFTIALVIASLFIGVYDITGAEDGWNMFGITRIPRTIALALAGAAMAMCGLVMQLLTQNKFVEPTTTGTTEWAGLGLILTMVMIPGASMMTRMVGAIIFALVGTIVFFMFLQRVTLKSSLIVPLVGIMLGAVVGSLSTFVALRTDMLQQLGIWFAGSFTGVVRGRYELLFIVLAVTILVFIVADRFTVAGLGKDIATNVGLNYRTVLMVGIMMVAVVSGVVTVVIGSLPSLGLIVPNIVSLFRGDNLRSNLPWVCMLGICILIICDIIARTIIMPFEVPVSVVLGVIGAVVFVFLLVRSRRYAR; this is encoded by the coding sequence ATGACCGTCGCACCACACTCCGCCGACCATGCGCCGCCATCCCATAACTCGCCACGGGCTACTTCCCGGTGGCACACGACCTGGCCGATCCTCATCGGGCTTGTCTTCACGATTGCCCTGGTGATTGCCTCGCTTTTCATCGGTGTCTACGACATCACCGGTGCCGAGGACGGATGGAACATGTTCGGCATCACCCGTATCCCGCGCACCATCGCTCTCGCGCTCGCTGGTGCGGCAATGGCGATGTGTGGTCTGGTGATGCAGCTGCTGACCCAGAACAAGTTCGTGGAACCCACGACCACCGGTACTACCGAGTGGGCCGGCCTCGGCCTTATCCTGACCATGGTGATGATCCCCGGCGCCAGCATGATGACCCGTATGGTCGGAGCGATCATCTTCGCTTTGGTCGGAACGATCGTGTTCTTCATGTTCCTGCAGCGGGTGACCCTGAAGTCGTCGCTGATCGTCCCCCTGGTGGGGATCATGCTCGGAGCGGTCGTCGGGTCCCTGTCTACATTCGTGGCACTCCGTACGGACATGTTGCAGCAGCTCGGCATCTGGTTCGCCGGCAGCTTCACCGGAGTCGTCCGCGGCCGGTACGAACTCCTGTTTATCGTCTTGGCGGTCACCATCCTGGTATTCATCGTCGCCGACCGCTTCACCGTCGCCGGTCTGGGTAAGGACATCGCCACCAATGTCGGGCTGAACTACCGCACTGTCCTGATGGTCGGCATCATGATGGTAGCTGTGGTCTCTGGTGTAGTCACCGTGGTCATCGGCTCCCTTCCCTCTCTCGGGCTGATCGTGCCGAACATCGTATCGCTGTTCCGAGGTGACAACCTGCGGTCGAATCTGCCGTGGGTATGCATGCTCGGCATATGCATCCTGATCATCTGTGACATCATCGCCCGCACCATCATCATGCCGTTCGAAGTACCTGTCTCCGTGGTTCTCGGTGTGATCGGCGCTGTCGTATTCGTCTTCCTGCTGGTGAGGAGCCGCCGCTATGCCCGATAG
- a CDS encoding iron chelate uptake ABC transporter family permease subunit, translating to MPDSSTDRYAELKNTDHDLSHDDVAVDAGTSDVRHAKRHSGPFATRKERTRYIILVTILGIAAAGFTMGHLSYGNPMDFGTSGYWKIAGMRVESLVAMLIVAFCQAFATVSFHTATNNRIITPSIMGFESLYVVTQTAVIFFLGVGGLNAFTGTTQFIFQSALMIIFAVLLYSWLLSGRFGNIQIMLLVGVVIGGGLGSLSTFMQRLLDPNEFDVLTARNFGNLGNADTDNFPLVIPIVVVACTFLYLRSRRMNVVALGKDAADNLGINHKRELMILLFLVAVLMAMTTSLVGPMTFLGFLVATLAYQFTDTYDHRLILPVAVLVGYIVMSGSYFIMRNIFYAEGMVTIVIELVGGALFLFFIMRKGRL from the coding sequence ATGCCCGATAGTTCCACCGACCGATACGCCGAGCTCAAGAACACCGACCACGACCTCTCTCACGACGATGTCGCCGTGGATGCCGGCACCTCCGATGTCCGTCATGCAAAAAGGCACTCCGGCCCGTTCGCCACCAGGAAAGAACGGACCCGCTACATCATTTTGGTGACCATACTCGGCATCGCTGCGGCAGGATTCACCATGGGCCACCTGAGCTACGGCAATCCGATGGATTTCGGAACCAGCGGTTACTGGAAGATCGCGGGAATGCGCGTCGAATCCCTGGTCGCCATGCTCATCGTCGCGTTCTGCCAGGCATTCGCCACCGTCTCGTTCCACACAGCGACGAATAATCGCATCATCACTCCCTCCATCATGGGTTTCGAGTCACTGTATGTGGTGACGCAGACTGCAGTGATCTTCTTCCTGGGTGTCGGTGGTCTGAACGCCTTCACCGGGACGACCCAGTTCATCTTCCAATCCGCATTGATGATCATCTTCGCCGTCCTCTTGTACAGCTGGCTGCTGTCTGGACGGTTCGGCAATATCCAGATCATGCTGCTAGTCGGTGTGGTGATCGGCGGTGGCCTGGGCTCCCTGTCGACCTTCATGCAACGTCTACTCGATCCCAACGAATTCGATGTCCTGACGGCCCGAAACTTCGGGAACCTCGGCAACGCTGACACCGACAACTTTCCCTTGGTCATCCCCATCGTGGTCGTGGCCTGTACGTTCCTCTACCTCCGCTCACGACGGATGAACGTGGTCGCACTGGGAAAGGACGCCGCCGATAACCTCGGTATCAACCACAAGCGCGAGTTGATGATCCTGTTGTTCCTGGTAGCCGTCCTGATGGCCATGACAACGTCCCTGGTCGGCCCCATGACTTTTCTCGGCTTCCTCGTCGCCACACTCGCCTACCAGTTCACCGACACCTACGATCACCGGCTGATCCTGCCGGTAGCTGTGCTGGTGGGTTATATCGTCATGTCCGGGTCTTACTTCATTATGCGCAACATTTTCTACGCCGAAGGAATGGTCACCATCGTGATCGAGCTTGTCGGCGGCGCGCTGTTCCTCTTCTTCATCATGCGAAAGGGCCGCTTGTGA